In a single window of the Campylobacter fetus subsp. testudinum 03-427 genome:
- a CDS encoding putative membrane protein, sulfite exporter TauE/SafE family (Pfam match to PF01925.15 TauE): protein MSEFLLLSFFGVFVGFASGFFGIGGGGIIVSVLVFLGYDIKYAIGISVMQMIFSSLFGSYINYKKGMFKFGEGFYVGIGGIFGAFLSGFIVKYTPSLWLECMFASLLFIMIIKAFIKKSFVSEEKKLSKPILIIIGIFVGIMGVSVGIGGGMLISLIFFGFLGYDIKKAVSMGLFFVVFAGISGFISLSINGLVDYYHGFALGIGALIGVYFGTNASIKIDRTKQKRLNLGFNMTLFLLTIKKIFLG, encoded by the coding sequence ATGAGTGAGTTTTTGCTACTTAGCTTTTTTGGTGTTTTTGTAGGATTTGCGTCGGGATTTTTCGGGATCGGTGGCGGCGGAATTATCGTAAGCGTGCTTGTATTTTTAGGATATGATATCAAATACGCGATTGGAATATCAGTCATGCAGATGATATTTAGCTCACTTTTTGGCTCATATATCAACTATAAAAAAGGTATGTTTAAATTTGGAGAGGGATTTTACGTAGGAATCGGCGGTATATTTGGTGCATTTTTAAGTGGATTTATAGTCAAATACACTCCATCTTTATGGCTAGAATGTATGTTTGCGAGTCTGCTTTTCATTATGATCATAAAGGCTTTTATCAAAAAAAGTTTTGTTAGCGAAGAGAAAAAACTATCTAAACCTATACTTATCATAATAGGTATTTTTGTAGGTATAATGGGCGTCAGCGTCGGAATCGGTGGAGGAATGCTTATAAGCCTTATATTTTTTGGATTTTTAGGATACGATATCAAAAAAGCTGTATCTATGGGGTTATTTTTTGTAGTTTTTGCAGGAATTAGCGGATTTATAAGCCTTAGCATAAATGGACTTGTGGATTATTACCACGGATTTGCCCTTGGTATAGGAGCGTTAATTGGCGTATATTTTGGTACAAACGCATCTATAAAAATAGACAGAACAAAACAAAAACGACTAAATTTAGGATTTAATATGACACTGTTTTTACTAACTATAAAAAAGATTTTTCTTGGCTAG
- a CDS encoding putative membrane protein, sulfite exporter TauE/SafE family (Pfam match to PF01925.15 TauE), which produces MILLPVFGILIGFISGFFGIGGGTVLVPIMLALGYDIKEAIGISILQMVLSATFGSFINYKSSNFILKDGFIVGLGGFLGASLSGFVVSNVQERVLEWGLLIILAISISKFFYVNTSATPKNPPKSILFIVGFFTGVIAISMGAGGGILLTPILVGFLGMDIKKSVYISLFFVLFSSISGFVSLAFHDLINYKAGLLIAVGSLIGVYFGTKTSHKIDKQAQKWWLVALYISMFGLMVKKIFF; this is translated from the coding sequence ATGATCTTACTTCCGGTATTTGGCATCTTGATAGGCTTCATATCTGGATTTTTCGGGATCGGCGGCGGAACGGTTTTAGTGCCTATAATGCTCGCTTTAGGATACGATATCAAAGAAGCTATAGGCATATCCATACTTCAAATGGTTTTAAGTGCTACTTTTGGTAGCTTTATAAATTATAAAAGCTCAAATTTCATTCTCAAAGACGGATTTATAGTTGGATTGGGTGGATTTTTAGGAGCTAGCTTATCTGGATTTGTCGTATCAAATGTGCAAGAAAGAGTTTTAGAGTGGGGTTTGCTCATCATTTTAGCTATATCTATATCAAAATTTTTCTATGTAAATACATCTGCTACGCCAAAAAATCCTCCAAAATCCATATTATTTATAGTTGGATTTTTTACCGGAGTAATCGCCATATCTATGGGAGCTGGTGGCGGGATACTTTTAACTCCGATTTTAGTAGGATTTTTAGGAATGGATATCAAAAAATCCGTATATATAAGTCTATTTTTTGTACTTTTTAGCTCTATTTCTGGTTTTGTAAGTCTTGCTTTTCATGATCTTATAAACTATAAAGCAGGACTTTTGATAGCAGTAGGTTCATTGATAGGCGTGTATTTTGGTACGAAAACCAGCCATAAAATAGACAAACAAGCTCAAAAATGGTGGCTTGTAGCACTTTATATATCTATGTTTGGGTTAATGGTGAAAAAAATATTTTTTTAA
- a CDS encoding putative protein (DUF302 domain) (Pfam match to PF03625.10 DUF302) — translation MKRILLLASLLVGFAFAGDKMLITGFSPLGVDETAVKLQNILKEKGLKVFGVFEHSKLAKEANLEMRDTVVVAFGAPKAGTPLMQCEPSIALELPLKMVIYKDNDAKTVVAYRDIKDVAKSYGANCDEVVNKLSAAQSNFFKAITK, via the coding sequence ATGAAGAGAATTTTACTTTTAGCAAGTCTGCTTGTGGGATTTGCATTTGCAGGAGATAAGATGTTAATTACTGGATTTAGTCCGCTTGGAGTCGATGAAACTGCAGTTAAGTTACAAAATATTTTAAAAGAAAAAGGTCTTAAAGTATTTGGCGTATTTGAGCACTCTAAACTAGCAAAAGAGGCAAATTTGGAGATGAGAGATACTGTTGTAGTCGCTTTTGGAGCTCCAAAAGCAGGAACTCCGCTTATGCAGTGCGAGCCATCAATCGCTCTTGAACTTCCACTAAAAATGGTGATTTATAAAGATAACGACGCAAAAACAGTTGTCGCTTATAGAGATATCAAAGATGTAGCAAAAAGTTATGGTGCAAACTGTGATGAGGTAGTAAATAAACTAAGTGCAGCTCAATCAAACTTCTTTAAAGCCATTACGAAATAG